The segment TCCTGTCGTTCTACGGCGCGTCGCAAGTCGTTTTCAAGTTGGAGACGGTTTAATGCTTCGTCATGCATTCCCGGATCAAAGAGATAATATTGGCCTTTTCCTAGGGCTTTGGCGCGGTACATGGCGGTGTCCGCATCCCGGAGGAGATATTCGGGTTTTTCGTGGTAGAAACTGCCGAGGGTAATGCCGATACTGGCATTAATAAAGACTTCATACCGGGAGAGTTGAAAGGGTTCGGTTAAAGAGTTTAAGATGCGATCGGCGATGGTTTGGGCGCGATCGCGGGTGGGGAGTTCTTCCACGAGGATTGCAAATTCATCTCCCCCTAACCGCGCTAAGGTATCTTCTTCTCGGAGGGCGGATTGGAGGCGTTTGCCAATGGCAATCAGGAGTTCATCTCCGACGATATGACCGAGAGAATCGTTGACGACTTTAAAGCGATCGCAGTCTAAAAACAGGACGGCAAACTGATACTGTGGGTTGGCTTTGCGGAAGGCGATCGCCTGGTCCAATCGTTCCATAAATAAAGCACGATTGGGTAAATTTGTCAAGGGGTCATGAAGGGCTAAATGGAGTAACCGTTCTTGGAGTTGCTTGCGTTCCTTGATTTCCTGAATTAGCTCTTGATTGGACTGTTCTAACTGGAGGGTGCGCTCTTGGACCCGAGTTTCCAGTTCGGCATTGAGTTGCTGAATTTTTAATTCGGCGTCCCGGCGCAATAGTTGGGTTTGGATGCGCGCTAAAACCTCTTCTAATTGAAAGGGTTTACTAATATAATCAATGCCCCCAACATTAAAGGCTTTGACTTTATCAAAGGCATCATCTAAGGCACTCAAAAAAATCACTGGAACTTCACAAGTGGCTTCATTTCCTTTTAAAATTTCGCAAACTTGATACCCGCTCATATCCGGCATCATGATATCCAGTAAAATCAGGTCCGGGACGACCACGCGACAGGCTTTGAGGGCCATTTGACCATTTAAGGCTTTGCGAACTTTATAGCCTTCTTCGGTTAAAATCGTGGCCAGATAGCGGAGATTATCTTGGGTATCATCCACGATGAGAATATCTTTTTGGAGCAGTTGAACAGATTCGGCGTTCATTGGCCCTCCTGTTGAGTTAATTCCTCAATCAGATCAAACTGATAGTTATGGGCTAACTCGGCTAAGGCTTGGGATAAGGGGGCCAGATCCGGGGGAATCTCTTCGAGTAAGCGTAAAATCAAATCATCACTGCATTGCATGGCCGCATCATAAAGCTGATGAATCCAACTTTCGGGCATAATTTTCAAAGCCTCCGGGGAGAGGGAATACAGGGGTTTAGAACTATTTGGGGGGGAGCCTTTCTGGTCCGGGGAGAGGTCTTCAAAAATATAGTCAATATTCAGATATTTGCCGATGGTTTCGAGCAAAAAGTCTTCTTGAAACGGCTTGCGAATAAAGTCATCGCAACCGGCATCTAAAATCATTTTTCTTTCTTCCTCAAAAGCACTAGCCGTTAAGGCGACAATGGTCGTTTTTTGACCCTGAACGGTATTTTTAATATGTCGGGTGGCTTCATAACCATCCATGACGGGCATTTGCATATCCATTAAAATTAAGTGAGGTTTCCAACTTTCATAAACCGCGATCGCCCCTTGGCCGTTCTCCGCCTCTTGCACTTGAAATCCGATGGATTGCAAGATTGTCTTCAACAATAGACGACTTTCAAAAGCATCATCCACGACTAAAATGCGAGATTCCTTCCCCTGAGCTTGGGGGGCGATCGCCACTGCACGGCGCTTGGTTTGGCGAGTTTGAACCTCCCCCTCGCTACTCGGTGCGATCGCCACGGCAAAGGCAAACACCGTTCCTTGCCCCACAGTGCTGGTGACCTGAATATCGCCTCCCATTAATTGTACGAACTTTCGGCTAATTGGTAAACCCAGGCCCGTCCCTTGCTGAGATTTACGTCCTGTTTCTGTTTGTCCAAAGGGTTCAAACAATTTCCCCATTTCCTCGGGAGCAATCCCTGGACCCGTATCCTCAATTTCCAAATATAAGAACTTCCCCTGATTACCGGAGTCCGAAAAATCCCCCGGGTCAGGATTCACCCCCGTCAAGGCATCTTTCACCTCAATCCGGAGGATAACGCGACCCGTTTCGGTAAACTTAATCGCATTCCCTACAATATTAATCAGCACCTGACGTAACTTGCTCTCATCGGTTTTCACAAACTGAGGAAGGGTCTCGCAACCCTCAAAAATAATCTGAAGTTGCTTGGACTCCGCCTTGAGTTGAAACATCTCATTTAACGATTTCAGCAAATTCAGTAAATCAAAATTTACCGGATTAAAACTCATTCTCCCCGCTTCAATTTTTGACATTTCCAACACATCATTAATTAAAGCTAAAAGATGCCCTCCGGCCCGATTAATAATTTTTAAATGCTCGTGATTTTCCGGCTTCAGCGAGGAATCCCGGGCCAAAACTTGAGTAAACCCCAAAATTGCATTCAGGGGAGTTCGCAGTTCATGGCTCATATTCGCCAGAAACTCACTTTTGGCCCGGTTAGCCGCATCCGCAGCGAGGGCGGCTTTTTGGAGGGCGTGGGATTGTCGCTGAGTTTTGTCCAGTAACTCCGCTTGCTGGAGGGCCACTCCCAACTGATTGCCAATTTGCACCACCACTTTAATTTCTGCTTCTTTCCAATGGCGAGGACCGCTATTTTGATAGCTGGCTAATAATCCCCAGAGTTTATTCCCCGAAAAAATAGGCACAATAATATAGGCTTTGGCTTGAAATTGCTCTAGGATATTCAAGTAAGACTCATCAAAACCCTCATGGTAAACATCTTCAACCGCTAAATAAGTCAAGCCTAAATTCCAGGTTTCAGTTCGGGCGGATTGCATATAGCAATCTTCCAGTCCAATCTCCTTGTCCCCTAGCAACTCCGAGTCATCCCCGTTTAGGTTCACCGCAGTTTCGGGTAAATTTTGGATGTTATCCATTAAAGAAATCCATTCGGAACCCGTGGATTCGGCCACCACCTCACCTCGCCAGTCGTCATGAAAATGGTGAACTAAGACCCGATCGCACTTGAGCACCTGGCGCAATTCCCGGGTGGTTGCCGAAAAAATCGTTTCCAAATCCAGGGTTTCGCGCATCCGTTGAATCACTTGAGACAGGGCACGTTCTCGTTGGACACTTTCCTGTAATGCTTCTTCCGCTTGTTTGCGTTCCGTAATATCCGTTAAAGTCCCCGTCAGTCGGTAAGCTTCCCCTGCTTCATTCCGGATACATTTACCCTTCACTTCCACCCAAATCCAACTCTTATCTTTCCGTTCCATGCGGTGGGTATGATAATAGTATAGCGGATTTTGCCCTTGCACATGGTCTTGCAGGGTTTGCATTGCCACGGACAAATCGTCTGGGTGGACCTTGTTAAACCAAGTGCTAACCCGATAGGGTAATTCTCCCTCCTCATAGCCTAAAATTTGCATCCAGACTGGAGAGTAATAAATTTGGTCATTTTTTAAATCCCAATCCCAAATCCCATCATTTGTCCCGGATACGGCTAATTTAAACCGTTCCTCACTTTCGCGCAGAGCATCTTCCGCCCTCTTGCGTTCCAACAGTTCAGTTTTAGCTTGCTCAAACAGCGTACATTGTTGAATGGCGATGGACAATTGCACCGAAAGCTGCCGGAGAGATTCAATTTCCGATTCATGCCATTGTCTTTCGCCGCTACAGTGATGAGCAATCAGCAATCCCCATAATTGTTCCCCTTGTCGCAGTGGAACCACAAGATTGGCTTGAACTGCAAACCGACTGAGAAGTTCTACATGGCATTCCGACAGTCCCGCCTTGTTAATATTATCAATGGTGCGAATTCGACCTTGCGCGTACAGGGGAATATGGGTTTCAATGAAACAGCGATCTTCGATTTCAATCCCTTTGACGGACATCCAGTCAGAACCCACGGATTCAACGGCAATCACCCCACCCCAGTCCGGGTTAAAACGATAAATTAAAATGCGGTCCGTGTTTAAAAATCCGCGAACTTCGTTGACGGCAGTGTCTAGGACTTCTTCTAAGTCAAGAGAGGATCGAATCCGTTCCTGAATCGAACTCACCAGACGTTCCCGTTTAAGCTGCTGCTGTAAGGCAATTTCCGCCCGTTTGCGTTCACTAATATCGGTAATAGTGCCCAGATAGCCTTTGACTACGCCATCATCGCCGATTTCGGCGATCGCCTGCCCGATCGCCCAAACCACAATCCCATCAGGACGGACAAAGCGATATTCTGATTTAAACGGCACCCGCGTTTCAGCGGCTAAAAACCACTCCGATTGCACCCGCTTCAAATCATCGGGATGGAGATTAGCAATCCAACTTTTGCCGATCGCCCGTTCCAAAGAAAGTCCCGTCA is part of the Laspinema palackyanum D2c genome and harbors:
- a CDS encoding two-component system response regulator, coding for MNAESVQLLQKDILIVDDTQDNLRYLATILTEEGYKVRKALNGQMALKACRVVVPDLILLDIMMPDMSGYQVCEILKGNEATCEVPVIFLSALDDAFDKVKAFNVGGIDYISKPFQLEEVLARIQTQLLRRDAELKIQQLNAELETRVQERTLQLEQSNQELIQEIKERKQLQERLLHLALHDPLTNLPNRALFMERLDQAIAFRKANPQYQFAVLFLDCDRFKVVNDSLGHIVGDELLIAIGKRLQSALREEDTLARLGGDEFAILVEELPTRDRAQTIADRILNSLTEPFQLSRYEVFINASIGITLGSFYHEKPEYLLRDADTAMYRAKALGKGQYYLFDPGMHDEALNRLQLENDLRRAVERQEFKVYYQPIISLTTGQIYGFEALVRWQHPTRGFISPIDFIPIAEETGLIAQIDLWVLQETVGQLQVWQHQNLINDKVTCSVNLSARHFLQFSFIQHLRELLESTQINPQMLKLEITESAIANKNQATLDILHQIRDCQIELSIDDFGTGYSSLSYLEEFPVNVLKIDRSFIQRIDGKEHQCGLVPGIIGIAHTMGMIAIAEGVETPIQLEKLRGLGCDFAQGYLFSKPLDPEAIAQLLAGSPQW
- a CDS encoding PAS domain S-box protein is translated as MEMIQGQYEPVLVALSFIIGVVASYTALDLAGRVNPNSSRRSRLVWSVGGAVAMGTGIWSMHFIAMLALQLPVPTAYNIPLTLLSWVDAIVASALAMWLYNRQQLRVRLLVGGGIVMGLGIASMHYLGMAAVQVPATLHYNPWGVALSVAVAIFASTTALGLAFQVRDSLSPHREWVKLGSAGIMGVAIAGMHYTGMWATCFAAISNPEAILIEGADQSWLAMQIGVGTLILLIGTLVTSFADRRYQSRLLREQALQESETRFRTLVENMSVGVLLLDEKGTIVLSNPLASELLDVPESELQGKSAFEFNWQILSLDGTISLQEQHPLHKATAQGQPVQNQVTGICRWGKKDTVWLLLNMDPQLNASGQVERVVCTFSNISDRKQSEDEIRLLLDTNQAIRHAPDLETAIASVLRSICMTINWDVAEAWLPDENQQILTYRPGWYYPAPDVEAFRLQRESLTYPLGEGLPGRVWESRQPEWIENLTEETKPFDDALMAVRQGLKACFAVPIIRGNGILAVLTFFKRTESPRDERAIALVGAVATQLGSSIGQKMAEAALSESERRLQLALEGSDLGIWDWQIPTGKTYFDPQWKRMLGYDVEEIGNSYQIWEDLLHPEDKKKTLRALQDHLAGILPVYERELRMRSQSGEWKWILSRGKVVERDPSGIPLRMSGTHKDITPRKAAEAALDESQRRYQTLAEASPVCIFHTDAQGNCRYVNQRWSELTGLSLERAIGKSWIANLHPDDLKRVQSEWFLAAETRVPFKSEYRFVRPDGIVVWAIGQAIAEIGDDGVVKGYLGTITDISERKRAEIALQQQLKRERLVSSIQERIRSSLDLEEVLDTAVNEVRGFLNTDRILIYRFNPDWGGVIAVESVGSDWMSVKGIEIEDRCFIETHIPLYAQGRIRTIDNINKAGLSECHVELLSRFAVQANLVVPLRQGEQLWGLLIAHHCSGERQWHESEIESLRQLSVQLSIAIQQCTLFEQAKTELLERKRAEDALRESEERFKLAVSGTNDGIWDWDLKNDQIYYSPVWMQILGYEEGELPYRVSTWFNKVHPDDLSVAMQTLQDHVQGQNPLYYYHTHRMERKDKSWIWVEVKGKCIRNEAGEAYRLTGTLTDITERKQAEEALQESVQRERALSQVIQRMRETLDLETIFSATTRELRQVLKCDRVLVHHFHDDWRGEVVAESTGSEWISLMDNIQNLPETAVNLNGDDSELLGDKEIGLEDCYMQSARTETWNLGLTYLAVEDVYHEGFDESYLNILEQFQAKAYIIVPIFSGNKLWGLLASYQNSGPRHWKEAEIKVVVQIGNQLGVALQQAELLDKTQRQSHALQKAALAADAANRAKSEFLANMSHELRTPLNAILGFTQVLARDSSLKPENHEHLKIINRAGGHLLALINDVLEMSKIEAGRMSFNPVNFDLLNLLKSLNEMFQLKAESKQLQIIFEGCETLPQFVKTDESKLRQVLINIVGNAIKFTETGRVILRIEVKDALTGVNPDPGDFSDSGNQGKFLYLEIEDTGPGIAPEEMGKLFEPFGQTETGRKSQQGTGLGLPISRKFVQLMGGDIQVTSTVGQGTVFAFAVAIAPSSEGEVQTRQTKRRAVAIAPQAQGKESRILVVDDAFESRLLLKTILQSIGFQVQEAENGQGAIAVYESWKPHLILMDMQMPVMDGYEATRHIKNTVQGQKTTIVALTASAFEEERKMILDAGCDDFIRKPFQEDFLLETIGKYLNIDYIFEDLSPDQKGSPPNSSKPLYSLSPEALKIMPESWIHQLYDAAMQCSDDLILRLLEEIPPDLAPLSQALAELAHNYQFDLIEELTQQEGQ